A stretch of Endozoicomonas sp. SCSIO W0465 DNA encodes these proteins:
- a CDS encoding NAD(P)H-flavin reductase codes for MQINQVSIQSCQVSDLQLLSEGIYRVILKPHQGYIPDYRAGQYLEILLAGGEACAFSIASPPVPMQKELELHIQKLPSSANSIQLFNELEQGSVSIRMPKGRCCLAGIPDKPLVFIAAGTGFAQMKSMIEFSLEQPGHKDIYLYWGARSPEGFYMPNLPIHWASSYFHYHPVVSDALGEDGWKGRQGLLFEAVIDDKNLFPGSEIFISGSPQMVYATFDALVAVNFTPENIHSDVFEYAPRS; via the coding sequence GTGCAGATCAACCAAGTATCCATTCAGTCTTGCCAGGTTTCTGATCTTCAGTTGCTATCAGAAGGTATTTACCGTGTTATCCTCAAGCCTCATCAGGGCTATATTCCGGACTATCGAGCGGGTCAGTACCTTGAGATTCTTCTGGCAGGTGGCGAAGCCTGCGCGTTCTCAATAGCCAGTCCCCCGGTTCCCATGCAAAAGGAGTTGGAGTTACATATCCAAAAGTTACCTTCCAGTGCTAATTCCATTCAGTTGTTCAATGAGCTTGAGCAGGGTAGCGTCTCAATCAGAATGCCAAAAGGTCGGTGTTGTCTTGCAGGCATTCCTGATAAACCTCTGGTGTTTATCGCTGCGGGTACCGGGTTTGCCCAGATGAAAAGTATGATTGAGTTCTCACTGGAGCAGCCCGGGCACAAAGATATCTATCTTTACTGGGGAGCTCGTTCACCAGAAGGCTTCTATATGCCAAACCTTCCCATTCACTGGGCTTCTTCTTACTTTCACTATCACCCTGTGGTCAGTGATGCGCTCGGAGAAGATGGCTGGAAAGGGCGCCAGGGACTTTTGTTTGAGGCCGTTATAGACGACAAAAACCTTTTCCCTGGCAGTGAAATCTTTATCAGCGGATCACCGCAGATGGTTTATGCAACGTTTGATGCACTGGTAGCGGTAAATTTTACGCCTGAGAATATTCACTCTGATGTCTTTGAATATGCTCCGAGATCCTGA